The Streptomyces tubercidicus DNA segment CGTTCTACGCCGAGGCGGACGACGGCGGCACCTGGTCAGGACCCTACGTTGTGACAGTGCCGCTGGAGCCCTTCGACGACTACTGCTGGAAAGTGGCTTCCAGTACGGGGCAGAGGGTGGGGATGCAACTTCTGACGAGCTCCTACTCCATGTTCAACTACATTCGCCCAATCGAGCTCGGCTGACCGCGCCATCACACGTGCTGATGCGGCGGCCGTACGCGGCGACAGCCTGGCCCAGGTTGCGTCCGGCCGGCCGAGAGCCTGCGGCGCCTCTACCAGTGTGTCCGTGATCTCCGCCTGCCGAGAGGAGCGCAACGCGGCCAGCAGCGTGATCCGTACGTCTTCGCTGGAGTCGCGGAAGTGAAGGGGCACTCGTCGATGCTCACACCCGGCTCGCCACCGGCTGCCTGGCGGGCGCGGTGGGCTCGTCGTAACCGTGCCTCGTCCTGCTGGTTCCTGTCGTCCCTCTTCATGGAAAGAGACTATGAACGCGGCTTGATCCACGTCATCCGCTCCCGCTTCCAGGCCGCGGGAAAACGCCCGTCCCGCGGCGCCGGGAGGCCCAGCGCGGGGGAGTACGCCTGATACACCGTCACCGTCTTTTCGGTGTACTGGGCGCGGATCCGGTGGCGGGGTTCGGCGGGGTCGGCGGTGTGCGCACGGGCGGCGGGGGCGTCAGGGTCCTCAGGCGCTTCAGCGGTGGTGCTCATGGGGGCATCTTGAGGGAGGGCGGCGAGCGGGAGCCACCGAAATTGCGTCGGGCGGGCGGAGGGAGTTACTCCGGTTCTGGGTAGATGTTCAGGCGGCCGAGGTGGGGCTGTCCCAGCCATGTCAGCGTGACGGACGCGGCTGCTGAGCGTTCGGCCAGGTGCGCCTTCAGGGAGCGGGTCGCCATCAGGAAAGCCTGGAGGGAGTCGACCCCGAAGGCCGCCAGGAC contains these protein-coding regions:
- a CDS encoding DUF1036 domain-containing protein, which codes for MWLQYINRHSTGLWLMVGYPTSVCDSEGGGWGSRGWYRLEPGSTVIPLMTFNPATTFYAEADDGGTWSGPYVVTVPLEPFDDYCWKVASSTGQRVGMQLLTSSYSMFNYIRPIELG